Within the Desulfovibrio oxyclinae DSM 11498 genome, the region TTACGGGGCCGCATCTGCACATGTCCATCGCCGTGCAGGGACGGCTGGTGAATCCGGCTCCGCTGTTCAAGACGAGCGCGGACGATCTGCTCAAACAATAGGTTTTGCCACGGGCCGTTTCCTCATGTGGAGGCGGCCCGCATCATGTCAAATATACCGGCCCGGACCGGCGACAAGGCGACGCGCGTCGCTGGAGGCGCACAGTATGTCTGAACCGACTTTTGAAAAGAAACTGGAACGGCTTCGCGAGATCGTGGAGCGCCTTGAGCGCGGCGAACTGCCCCTTGAAGAGGGCGTCTCCCTTTACAAGGAAGGCCTTGAACTCGCCAAGGGATGCGGCGGCCACCTGGAAAAGGCGCGTCATGAGGTCAAGATCGTCAGCGAGGGGCTGGTCAAGGAATTCGAGGCGCTGGATGCGCCACTGGAGGAGGAAGACTAGTGTCCGTCAAAGACGAACTCATGCGGCGTGCCGCCGAA harbors:
- the xseB gene encoding exodeoxyribonuclease VII small subunit; its protein translation is MSEPTFEKKLERLREIVERLERGELPLEEGVSLYKEGLELAKGCGGHLEKARHEVKIVSEGLVKEFEALDAPLEEED